In Maniola hyperantus chromosome 20, iAphHyp1.2, whole genome shotgun sequence, the following are encoded in one genomic region:
- the LOC117991960 gene encoding uncharacterized protein isoform X1, with translation MSGYLEVKYPFKSNIGLNPFKSWKRQWCILRPGLGVGGGSLAVYCSEAGASAGIVELRSGSIVKRAKSRSRPHAFAVFSVEEPCKPRILLAAQTLQEAQQWMDKIRELLNGQKLLGTETLLKDSYSVTIIPTELSQQCGVVGDSTLTLSSSGLLLARARPDALLLRWQNITDVLQERENGDKNKTCILSVDSGFNGGGEMKLTTALNSDLANAVKLALKERRGARRSRSHPELNTSCDLTAGELRRSSWYSGPSEVSLDDTDFKEAQRIPSGQLSRYSGRLLRTSLTSLDDSMCDRRSLASVASGVYEEISEEPRPRVLEEPTYESVADCIYATMRRSGKRHPPPPLPPRQPYHTMKLGESWSSRMEGGAVDTGVTRHSSLGSLHHKPTRPAKPFSVFRKRLKSDSRIATSPKSDPSKENKDVETKKKKFDFTPTRDIFKSFKVRSKIKSLKLNSGLSKGETKSCEFLDETQHVTSNRCSKSVECLEGNDGYDEFDGNLSLEVTEEPSVDFVPQELFQLILCPDLSKVRLKDPPCLRAPCLCEGDYMPMSPIVPPPIEHHYMVMSPRTNQA, from the exons ATGTCTGGATACTTAGAAGTTAAGTATCCGTTCAAATCTAACATCGGATTGAATCCTTTCAAG TCGTGGAAGAGGCAATGGTGTATTCTGAGGCCGGGGCTGGGCGTGGGCGGAGGCTCGCTGGCTGTCTACTGCAGCGAGGCTGGCGCTTCGGCGGGGATCGTTGAACTTCGATCGGGCTCTATTGTCAAACGTGCCAAGTCGCGCAGTAGACCCCATGCCTTTGCCGTGTTTTCCGTCGAAGAGCCCTGCAAACCCCGAATCCTGCTCGCGGCACAGACACTGCAAGAAGCTCAGCAGTGGATGGATAAGATTCGAGAGTTGTTAAATGGACAGAAACTTCTTG GCACCGAAACATTGCTTAAAGACTCGTATTCAGTGACGATCATCCCCACCGAGCTGTCACAGCAATGTGGCGTGGTCGGGGACAGCACCCTCACTCTGTCGTCGAGTGGGCTGCTGCTGGCGCGCGCGCGGCCCGACGCCCTGCTGCTGCGCTGGCAGAACATCACTGATGTTTTGCAGGAGAGAGAGAACggagataaaaataaaacttgtatACTCAGTGTCGATAG CGGGTTCAACGGCGGCGGCGAGATGAAGCTCACCACGGCTCTGAACAGTGATCTCGCCAACGCCGTCAAACTGGCGCTGAAGGAGAGGCGCGGCGCGCGCCGCAGCCGCAGCCATCCCGAACTCAACACTAGCTGCGATCTCACag CAGGAGAGCTGCGTCGCAGCAGCTGGTACAGCGGACCGTCGGAAGTGTCCTTGGATGACACCGATTTCAAG GAAGCCCAGCGGATCCCAAGCGGTCAGCTTTCCCGATACAGCGGTCGACTTTTACGCACCTCGCTCACTTCGCTCGACGACAG TATGTGCGACCGTCGCTCGCTGGCGTCGGTCGCATCGGGCGTGTACGAGGAGATCTCGGAGGAGCCTCGGCCGCGCGTGCTCGAGGAGCCCACGTACGAGTCCGTGGCGGACTGCATCTACGCAACCATGCGGCGCTCGGGCAAGCGCCACCCGCCGCCGCCTCTGCCGCCTCGACAGCCCTACCA CACAATGAAGCTGGGCGAGTCGTGGAGCAGCCGCATGGAGGGCGGCGCGGTGGACACGGGCGTGACGCGCCACTCCTCGCTCGGCTCCCTGCACCACAAGCCCACGCGGCCCGCGAAGCCCTTCAGTGTGTTCAG AAAAAGACTGAAAAGCGATTCTCGCATAGCGACATCGCCAAAATCGGACCCCTCCAAAGAGAACAAAGACGTGGAGACGAAAAAGAAGAAGTTTGACTTCACGCCCACTCGGGACATCTTCAAGAGCTTCAAAGTGAGGAGCAAGATAAAGAGCCTCAAGCTCAACTCCGGCCTCAGTAAAGGGGAGACGAAGAGTTGCGAGTTCCTCGACGAAACTCAACACGTGACTTCCAATCGATGCTCGAAGTCTGTGGAATGTTTGGAAGGAAATGACGG ATACGACGAATTCGACGGCAACCTATCCCTTGAAGTGACTGAAGAACCCAGCGTAGACTTCGTCCCACAGGAGTTGTTCCAGCTCATACTGTGCCCGGACCTGAGCAAAGTTCGCTTAAAAGACCCCCCGTGTTTGCGCGCGCCCTGCCTTTGCGAGGGCGACTATATGCCCATGTCCCCCATAGTACCGCCTCCTATAGAGCACCATTATATGGTGATGTCGCCTCGGACCAATCAGGCCTGA
- the LOC117991960 gene encoding uncharacterized protein isoform X2, translating to MSGYLEVKYPFKSNIGLNPFKSWKRQWCILRPGLGVGGGSLAVYCSEAGASAGIVELRSGSIVKRAKSRSRPHAFAVFSVEEPCKPRILLAAQTLQEAQQWMDKIRELLNGQKLLGTETLLKDSYSVTIIPTELSQQCGVVGDSTLTLSSSGLLLARARPDALLLRWQNITDVLQERENGDKNKTCILSVDSGFNGGGEMKLTTALNSDLANAVKLALKERRGARRSRSHPELNTSCDLTGELRRSSWYSGPSEVSLDDTDFKEAQRIPSGQLSRYSGRLLRTSLTSLDDSMCDRRSLASVASGVYEEISEEPRPRVLEEPTYESVADCIYATMRRSGKRHPPPPLPPRQPYHTMKLGESWSSRMEGGAVDTGVTRHSSLGSLHHKPTRPAKPFSVFRKRLKSDSRIATSPKSDPSKENKDVETKKKKFDFTPTRDIFKSFKVRSKIKSLKLNSGLSKGETKSCEFLDETQHVTSNRCSKSVECLEGNDGYDEFDGNLSLEVTEEPSVDFVPQELFQLILCPDLSKVRLKDPPCLRAPCLCEGDYMPMSPIVPPPIEHHYMVMSPRTNQA from the exons ATGTCTGGATACTTAGAAGTTAAGTATCCGTTCAAATCTAACATCGGATTGAATCCTTTCAAG TCGTGGAAGAGGCAATGGTGTATTCTGAGGCCGGGGCTGGGCGTGGGCGGAGGCTCGCTGGCTGTCTACTGCAGCGAGGCTGGCGCTTCGGCGGGGATCGTTGAACTTCGATCGGGCTCTATTGTCAAACGTGCCAAGTCGCGCAGTAGACCCCATGCCTTTGCCGTGTTTTCCGTCGAAGAGCCCTGCAAACCCCGAATCCTGCTCGCGGCACAGACACTGCAAGAAGCTCAGCAGTGGATGGATAAGATTCGAGAGTTGTTAAATGGACAGAAACTTCTTG GCACCGAAACATTGCTTAAAGACTCGTATTCAGTGACGATCATCCCCACCGAGCTGTCACAGCAATGTGGCGTGGTCGGGGACAGCACCCTCACTCTGTCGTCGAGTGGGCTGCTGCTGGCGCGCGCGCGGCCCGACGCCCTGCTGCTGCGCTGGCAGAACATCACTGATGTTTTGCAGGAGAGAGAGAACggagataaaaataaaacttgtatACTCAGTGTCGATAG CGGGTTCAACGGCGGCGGCGAGATGAAGCTCACCACGGCTCTGAACAGTGATCTCGCCAACGCCGTCAAACTGGCGCTGAAGGAGAGGCGCGGCGCGCGCCGCAGCCGCAGCCATCCCGAACTCAACACTAGCTGCGATCTCACag GAGAGCTGCGTCGCAGCAGCTGGTACAGCGGACCGTCGGAAGTGTCCTTGGATGACACCGATTTCAAG GAAGCCCAGCGGATCCCAAGCGGTCAGCTTTCCCGATACAGCGGTCGACTTTTACGCACCTCGCTCACTTCGCTCGACGACAG TATGTGCGACCGTCGCTCGCTGGCGTCGGTCGCATCGGGCGTGTACGAGGAGATCTCGGAGGAGCCTCGGCCGCGCGTGCTCGAGGAGCCCACGTACGAGTCCGTGGCGGACTGCATCTACGCAACCATGCGGCGCTCGGGCAAGCGCCACCCGCCGCCGCCTCTGCCGCCTCGACAGCCCTACCA CACAATGAAGCTGGGCGAGTCGTGGAGCAGCCGCATGGAGGGCGGCGCGGTGGACACGGGCGTGACGCGCCACTCCTCGCTCGGCTCCCTGCACCACAAGCCCACGCGGCCCGCGAAGCCCTTCAGTGTGTTCAG AAAAAGACTGAAAAGCGATTCTCGCATAGCGACATCGCCAAAATCGGACCCCTCCAAAGAGAACAAAGACGTGGAGACGAAAAAGAAGAAGTTTGACTTCACGCCCACTCGGGACATCTTCAAGAGCTTCAAAGTGAGGAGCAAGATAAAGAGCCTCAAGCTCAACTCCGGCCTCAGTAAAGGGGAGACGAAGAGTTGCGAGTTCCTCGACGAAACTCAACACGTGACTTCCAATCGATGCTCGAAGTCTGTGGAATGTTTGGAAGGAAATGACGG ATACGACGAATTCGACGGCAACCTATCCCTTGAAGTGACTGAAGAACCCAGCGTAGACTTCGTCCCACAGGAGTTGTTCCAGCTCATACTGTGCCCGGACCTGAGCAAAGTTCGCTTAAAAGACCCCCCGTGTTTGCGCGCGCCCTGCCTTTGCGAGGGCGACTATATGCCCATGTCCCCCATAGTACCGCCTCCTATAGAGCACCATTATATGGTGATGTCGCCTCGGACCAATCAGGCCTGA